Within the Thermanaeromonas toyohensis ToBE genome, the region GACCGGCAACGGAGTACATAAGGGCTGCTATTCCGATAGCCTCAGGCAACCCCTGCAACAGCCAAACTACAAACGGGATTTTCATCTTCTCTTCACCTGGAATGATTTATTCGACATATACCGTAATTTTCCTTCAGTGAAGGCAACTTACCCTGCACGATTTTCTAGCCCTTATTTGCCTGAGGGAAAAGCCTGACGTAAGGATTTTCGTCTACCGCCCATCATCCCAGCAGTTTTGTATAATGGGGCCTAAAAAATATTCTAAAGCCCAAAAGCATTTTCGTAGATAATATCTTGCTGCCCCTATAATGACCCCCCTATCATGACCCAATACGCCACAGTTAGCTCGCCTTATCCCGCAGCATAATGACGCTCAAAGTGCGCAAGATTATGCGCAGGTCAGTAAGGAGGGAAGCGCTCTTGCCATACATCAGATCATACCTTAGCTTGTCCTCTGGCGGGGTGCTATACCTTCCTTCCACCTGGGCTAAGCCCGTAATGCCTGCTGGGAGATGATGCCGCAGGTGGTAGCCCGGTATCTCTTTTTTAAGCTGCTCTACAAAATAAGGCCTCTCCGGCCGTGGCCCCACAAAACTCATCTCCCCTTTAAGCACGTTCCAGAGCTGGGGAAGCTCATCAATCCGGGTAGCCCGTAAGAATCGCCCCACTCTGGTAAGCCGGGGGTCATCTGGGGTGGCTAAGGTGGGCCCTGTCTCTTCCTCCGCTCCTGGAATCATAGTCCTAAGCTTAATAAGGCGGAACACCCGTCCACCTTTACCCACCCTCTCCTGCATATAAAACACAGGCCAGTGGGGGTTTTCCAGTTTTAAAGCTAGGGCCGCCAAAAGCATTACCGGCAGCGCTGGCCCAAGCAAAAGTAACCCCATCACTATATCCAGTAACCTCTTCCACCCTAAAGCGGCCTCCTCCTGTATCCTAGGAATCCTAAAGACCGGGATGCCGTCGATCTGTTCCAGGGAAGCACCAGCGAGGAAGATATCCTCTAGATCCGGTATGAGAAAAATGGCTAGATCTTCTTCCACAGCTTTTTTAAGAATCTTAGCTCTCTCTTCCCGGGGTAAACCTGAACATAGGAGAACCCCCTTGGGCCCTGCATGTTTAAGGCTTGCAACTAGCTCGGCATAGGTACCCAGCCAAGGGATGTCGGGTTGCCCCTCCCCCCCTTTATCAAGGGTAACATCCGTTACTACTCCCGCCACCTGGAAAAGGTACGGCTCCTGGCTTTGCAAAAGCTTAGCCCGCATCAACGCCTCCTCTTTAGGCCCCACCACTAAAAGGGTAAGGGGACCTTGCCTGGCCAGGGACCAGGCCCACACAAAGCGCCGCCACAAAATAAGGAAAAACAAATGAAAAGGAGCAGCCAAGAGGAAAATAGACCGGGGAAAAGCGTAGGTCTGGAAGAGGTAAGAAGTACTTAAACCTATCGGCAAAAGAAGGGTTACTACACATACCAAGGAAGAGAAAACTTCCGCCCAGCGCCGCCTCTGGCTGGAGAACAAACCATAACTGTGAAGGAGAATAAGGGCTGCTAAAGAAAGATAGGGTGCAACCGCAAGATAGGCTTTAAAATTGGCCTCCGGTAGGCTCCCATGGAAACGGATAAGAAAGGCTGCTATGTACCCGCAATGCACACAGGCTAAATCGCCTAAAACTTTGCCCACCTTAGTCCAGCGCATCTAAGATTAGCCTCCATTTTACACCCGTTCCCTCATCCCCTTTCCTTTTTCGACATACAGGTTAATTTTTCCTCCTTTATGAGGCCCTTTTCTAGAAGAGATAGCAGTTGTAGATGGCCTCCATCTTGGCAAGGAATTAAGCGAACTACTTGGCATTAGCGGATTTCCGGTGTTAAACTTTGCACAGTGTGTTTAAGCCCTTCCTCAAGCTTTACTTCTGCCCTCCAGCCGAGCTCCTGCCAGGCTTTGCTGCAGTCTAAATATATTCTTTTTAGCTCTCCAGCGCGCGTAGGCCCATATATTGCCTCGCCTTGATAACCTATAACCTTCTTAAGTAGGTGGAAAAGCTCATTTACCGACGTACCTTTACCCGTACCTATGTTATAGGCCAGGCCATCTATACCCTTTCCTAAGGAAGGATAGGACTTTTTAGCGAGTTTTTCCATAGCCAAGAGATTTGCCTTTACCACATCCTGCACGTAGACATAGTCGCGTAACTGTTCTCCATCTCCATAGATAGTAGGAGTTTCACCTTTAAGCATCTTGTTGCCAAATATGGCCACCACTCCTGCTTCACCGTGAGGGTCCTGCCGGGGACCGTACACATTCCCATAGCGCAAGGTAATATAGGGTAGCCCGTGTACCTGAGCAAAACAGTAAAGATAGTATTCTGAAGCCAGCTTGCTAACCCCGTAAGGGGAGAGCGGCCCCTTGGGGTACCCTTCCTTTACGGGGAGTTCGGTCGGCTCTCCATACACCACCCCGCCTGAGGAAGCGAAAATAAACCCCTTCACACCATAACGCACACAGTTCTTAAGAAGGTTTAAAAGCCCTACTATGTTTACCCTGGCATCCTCATGAGGGTCAGCTACCGAACGCCTCACATCTATTTGGGCTGCGTGATGATTCACCAGCTCAGGCTTTTCCTTTCTGAAGACCTCCTCCATCTCTGGAGAGCATATATCCATAAAGTAGAAGCGCGCTGCCGGGTTAATATTTTCTTTACGGCCAGAAGTTAAATTATCCACCACTATAACCTCATGACCTTGGGTAATTAAAGCATCTACTATGTGGGAACCTATAAATCCAGCACCACCGGTGACTAAAATCCGCAAAAACTATCCTTCCTTTCTTTACCCTTTCCTGCTACCTTACATGCTTTTTCGACGTACAGGTTAATTTTTCCTTCTTAGTGGCTTCTTTAAAGCACAACTTTAGCCATCTGCCTCAAGGAACTCGAGAAAACCCTCTAGTTCCACCTGAAGACGCCGAAAAAGTTCTGGCAAACTCTCCACAAGTGGAGCTATCTTCGCTGGAGAAAGATGGAATGCATATACGTTTCTCACAACATGGCGAAACCCTCTATAGTCATCCAGTTCATCTCTTGTTGTCTTTGATATAACCGGAGGACGTATTAACTTAATCTCCGAAGCCATTTGCTGCAGCAAGGCCTGGTGCCAGTTTTCTCCCAATGGCTTGCTCTGGTCAACAGCATCGGCAATCATCTCAAAAATTTTTTCAATAGCAGTATAGAAGCTGTGCAAGTTGAGAGCTACACTATCCAGGTAGAAATCATCACCAGTCTTCTTCTTCATACTTCAATCCCTTCACTTTCGATGCCCCTGCGTATGCGCTCCGGGCACTCCATGGCGTCTACCAGGTCCACCTTAAACTCCGCGCTCAACCCGGTTACGGCTCCGACTGCCGCATAGAAACGTTCGTCTGGGATGCCCCACGCGGCGAGGTCAATATCCGATGACCGCTTGAACCTGGAACGGTCCGTAAGAGAACCAAATACAACAACTTTCCTCGCTCCAAACCGCTCCTTCAAGAGAGCCGCTGCCTCACCTGCCAGTTTCCAGGCCTTCTTATATCGCAACGTTAGATCATCATCGTCCCTGGCAAATGACAAAGGATATTTCTCCTTGTAATAATGAGCCCATTCCTCGGCCTTCATGCGTAACACCCTTCTTTTTGTTACCTGCCACTCACTTCCATTCTACCCGTCTGGCACACTCCCGGTCAAGGAATATATTCCTCACGATACGCAAGCGGATGGTCCTAGGTAGCTCATTTAAACAAGAGGTACCGACTGTAGATGGCCTCCATCTCAGTGAGGGCTTTTTCCAAGGAGTAATCTTTTATCTTCTCCCGGCCTGCTGCCCCAAAGCTTAAACGTAAACTTTCATCCCGTGCCAGCATCTCTAAATACCCTGCCAGCCCTTCCACATCCCCTAGCTCTACCAGGAAGCCCGTCCTGCCATGCTCTATTAAATCCCTGTTGCCCCTCACGTTGCTCGCCACTACAGGTTTTCCCGCGGCCATGGCTTCCATAACGGCCCGGGGAAGCCCCTCGCGGCACGAAACCAGCACAAAGATATCTGTATCTTGTAACACTTTAGGTATGTCTTGCCGGAAGCCTAAAAAATAAACTCTAGGTATCCCCAGAGTTTGCACTTTATGCTCCAGCCTCTTTCTAAGCTTTCCCTCCCCCACAAGGCACAGGTGGACCCCTGTTATCGAGGAAGCTACTTTTTCCCACGCCTTTAATAAAAATGCATGGTTTTTAACCGGGGAAAACTCCGCTATGCAGGTTATAACTATTTCCTCTTGGCTTATCCCTAGCTCCTTCCTTAAAGCGCCGGATCCCGGGGGCCCCGTATACTTTTCCAAATCTACCCCCACCCCGGGCACATAAAAAAGGTTTTTCCCCGGTTTAAAGCCCATCCTTCGGGCGACCTGGTAGTCTTCATCGTTTATCACTATAAGCCCGTCCGTTAGCGGGGCCGCCAGGCGCTCCAGGGGATAATAAAGAAGCCAGTTTTTTAAAGGCGCACCATGGTAAAAGTGAAATCCATGGGCGGTATAAAGCACTGGGCCCTGGCCTTGGGCTCTGGCCAGGTACCTCCCTAGAAAAGCGGCCACGGGGGTATGGACATGGATAAGATCAAAGCGATAAACCTCAAACAGGCGGGATAATTCCTTAAAAGCGCGCCAATTTTTAAGGCTATAGGGTGAGCGGGAAAAGGGAATATCCCAACACCTTACCCCTATAGCCTCTACCTCCTCTTTTCTTCCCTCATCAGGGGAAGCTGCTACGTGTACTTCATAGCCTTTGTTTTGCAAAAGCTGCATGAATGGTATATGAAAAGAAGCCAGGTGGGTGTAGACTGTGGCTAAGAAAAGAACCCTACCTCGAAAGCCAGGCAAGTTTATTCCCTGCTTTCTCTTATAACCTTTTAACCCCTATACAAGGGGCACTTGGTCGGGTATAGCTTACTTGAAATATTGCTTCCAGTCCTTATAAGTCTTTTCGTTACGCCTGCTAACCGCGCCTATAAGAACTAGTTTTTCAGCGTCAAATATTTGGTAAAGGATGCGGATATCCCCGACTCGCAGCCTGTAATAATTCTTTTCCAAGCAGATGCATCCCGGCGGCCGAGGGTTTTCAGCCAATTCCTCTAAGGCACATCGGACCCTCTCACGTTCCTTGGGAGAGAGCCTTGCGTAGTCGTGGCGGAAGCGGTTAACATTCTTGGGCTTAACGCTATACATCCTTCTGCTCTTCGATTTCCCGCATTATCTCAAACACGTCTTTATCTTCAGGGTTGTCGGTGGGCTGCTCGAAGATCTCGCGGGCCAGCTTCATATCCTGCACGAGTTCATAAGCTTCTAGCAGTTCTCTATAAGCCTCTGTGCTGAGCAGCACCCCCTCCACTTCGTTGTTTTTAAGTATCAACAGGGGCTTCTCCTTGCACTTGGCCAGGTATTTCCCCGGCGACCTGGACAGCGCGGTTGCGCTTACCAGGCTATCGAGGTCGAATTGCAGCATGGGTTGCACCTCCTTTTAGGTTTATCATACGCAAAATAATACGTAAAATCAATGCAATATCCTGCTAAGCTATCCCCACTCTTTAGCCTGCCGCATCTGAAACAAGCGCGGCTCCTCGTTTCCTAGCTGCCGCGCCCGCATCAAAGCCTCGCTTGAGGCCCTACAACCAGAAGGGTAAGGGGACCCTGCTTTGCCAAGGGCCACGTCCACACAAGCCATCCCTCGCTCGGGCCTAGGTATCAAATATCACTGTTTACAAGTCCTAGCTTCGCTAGAAAGAAGACCGACACTCAATGAAACTCCTCCAAATACTTCACGTATTTTTTCTTACCTGCGATGGCGCTGACAAGCTTTTCATCAGCCGTCCAATACTCGCACTCCTCACCCGTCTTCTCCGCCACCACTTCCGCAACAGCCAGGAAAGCCGCATCATACAGCGTGGGTAGGTCGAGTTCGCAGCTTAACTTCCATGCTCGTTCGCCAATCTCTTCGTCGTTCACGTACTCCACGCCCGGGAACTGCCGAAATTCCATCCAAAGGCCGTCTGCTTCCTCTAAAGATAGCTCGTCCCGCCTGTATTTTTTCCGCAGTACACTTCCCACCTCGGCCCATGCAAACGCAGGAAGAACCACAAGTGCATCTTCTCTGATTATCCTATCTATAAGCAAAGTAGCTTTATCACTTCCCTGTTCTTCAATAAGGAACTTGATGACCACGGAAGTATCCAGGCACATATACTTACTCATTTCGCCCCTGCCCTTCTCTTAACCTGCGGAGAAGCAAAACAGAATCTTCCTGTCTAGTAGCCTTACCAGCCATCTTGGTCCTCAGCGAGAGTACTCTGTCGTAAATCTCCCGTCTCCTTTCTCTAAGCGAAACACGCCCGTCCGCATGCCACAGCTTTTCAAAAGTTTCGGGATCGACCAAGTAAGCCACCGGTCTGGAACGCTGGAGGACAACGATAGGTTCCCTGGTCTTGGCCAGTTCAGAAAGAACTTCCCGGATGCCGGTTCTTATCTCAGTTACGTTTACCATCCGCACGGTCATCAACTCCCAATCGTAATGTTAATGATACGTTTAATGATACAGTTTGTTATAATTTTAACATATCAGTTTTCTAGCGTCAAATATTCCCACTCAAACGCTCCTACAGCAGGAAACTTAAGAAGCGCCTCCTGCATAATCGCACAAATCTCCTTTAGCCCCCCTATTGTCTTAGCCTCGCATCTGGCTACCAGGACCGGCTGGGTATTGGAGGCCCGCACCAGGCCCCAGCCACTAGGGAATATAACCCTTGCGCCATCCACATCTATAACCTCGTAGTCCCTTTCTTTAAAATGCTTAACTATCCCCGCCACAACTTCTGCTTTTTGCTCATCCGGGCAGGGTATGCGGGTCTCGGGGGTGGCGTAATACTTGGGCACATCTTCCAAGAGGCAAGATAAGGGCCTTTCTTCCCGCGATAGAAGTCGAAGGAGCCTCGCTGCCGCATAAAGGGCGTCATCGTACCCGTAATACTCATCAGCAAAGAAGAAATGACCGGACATTTCACCGGTGAAGAGGGCGCCTATCTCCCGCATCTTGGCCTTGATTAAGGAGTGGCCGGTTTTATAGAAAAAGGGCCGGCCTCCTAACCTTTCTATCTCTTCTACCAGTGCTTGCGAGCATTTGACTTCTACAATAGCCGGAGCCCCGGGATGACGGGGCAGTATCTCCCGCCAGAAAAGGATCTGCAGCATATCTCCCCAGAGGATGTTTCCTTTCTCATCTATTACCCCCAGCCGGTCGCCGTCCCCGTCCAGGGCCAGGCCTACGTCGGCCCTCTCGGCAAGGACCACCTCTTTTAAATCTTTTAGGTTGGCGGGGATGGTGGGGTCGGGATGGTGGTGGGGGTAGGTGCTGTCAGGCTCGCAGTATAGGGGTATCACCTCGCAGCCCAGGGCTTTAAGGAGCTCTACCGCCAGGGGCCCGGCTACTCCGTTGCCTGCATCCACTGCTACCTTAAGGGGCCTAGCCAGCTTTATCCTCTCTTTTATAGAGCTTATGTAGGCTTCCCTGGGGTCTTTCTCCTCTAGATAGCCTTCTCCCCCCACAAATTCTTTTTGTTCCAGGAGGCGGCGTATTTTTTGGATTTCCTCTCCATGTATGGTTGTTCCCCCGGAGGATATTTTAAACCCGTTATCTTCCGGAGGGTTATGGCTGGCGGTGATCATGACCCCGGCTGTCAAGCCGTAATAGTGATGGGAAAAATAAAAGACAGGGGTGGGGTTCTCCCCTATATCCACCACCCGGCAGCCACCGGCTATAAGACCTTCTATTAAGCTTTGGCGGAGAAGGGGGGAGTGCTTCCGGTTGTCCCGGGCTACTATTACCTCCTTTTCTCCCCGGCTTTTAAAGTAAGTGGCCAGCGCCCGGCCCAAAAGTTTTACTTCTTCTGGGGGAAAGTCTACCTCAGCCTTGCCCCTTATATCATAAGCGCGGAAAACTAAAGGATTCATCTTTTTTCTACCCTACCCTTCCGTATTCATCTTGCAGCCGCACTACGTCATCTAGTTCGGGTGTGGATACCTCTAGGAAAGTAATATCGGTAATGGCCGAAACTCTATGTATAGTGCCCGGTAAAATATCTACAATTAATCCGGGGTAAATGGACATCTTCTCTTCCCCTAGTTCTAAAATACCCTCACCAGAGAGGAACATCATGGTTTCTTGCTTCAGGCGGTGGTACTGACGGCTTAAAGAATGCCCTCCCCGGACGTATATCACCTTGCCTACATATTTTTCAGTGACGCTCCACCATACCTCCCGCCCCCAGGGTTTTTCTTGTATATGGCAATGGGGGAAAGCTCCGCCTCTCAAGAAGGCCAGCCCGAAAGCCTGGGGCCTGCCCCCTTCCCCGCTGCTTGCGGTTTTGGAGGTTAAATACTGTTCTAGACCCCGGCGTTTAAGCTCTAAAATAACTTCTTTAAGCTGGGGGGCGCGGGATTTATCGGCTACCAGTAACACATCTTCGGTGTCAATGATGAGGGTGTTTTTTACCCCGAAGGCGACAACTAGTTTGTCTTCTTTCTGGGCCCGTATGACGCTACCTTCGGTGTCCATAAGCACAGCCTGGGCTTGCAAGAGGTTGCCTTGCCCGTCAAGCTCGCACACCCTTTCCAGGGCCGTCCAGGTCCCCAGGTCGTCCCAGGCAAAATCCCCGGGGATCACCAAAACTCTATCTGCCTTCTCCATCACGCCGTAATCGATGGATATGCGGGGGAGCCCAGGGAACTCTTGGGCCAGTATCTCGGCTTCCCTCTCGCTTCCCAGGTGAGCTTCTATACGCTTTAAACCCTGGAAAAGCTCGGGCAGGTAGCGCTCGATGGCTTTAAGTATCACCTTTACCTTCCAGATAAACATCCCGCTGTTCCACAGGTATTGATTGGTGCTTAAAAAGAGAAGGGCTCTTTCGAGGTTCGGCTTTTCGGTGAATTCCTTTGCCCAGAACACAGGCTTGCCCCATTCTCCCGGGTAGGGCTCGCCCAGGCGGATATAGCCGTAACCTGTCTCCGGCCTGGTGGGGCGGATGCCTACAGTGATTAAAAAGTCTGTGCTACCGGCCAGCTCTTTGGCCACGTGCAGGGTATCGGCGAAACGATCTTCATCGGGTATAAAGTGGTCTGCTGGCAGCACTATCATGACCTGCTCGGAGTCCTTATGGGCAAGGTAGAGGGCCGCCAGGCCAATGCAAGGCGCTGTATCCCGGCCCACAGGCTCTAGGATAATGTTTTTGGGATTTATCTCGGGTACCTGCTGCCTTACGGCATCTACCAGTTCCTCGCTGGTAACTATGTACAGCTCTTCCCAAGGTACCAGCCTTAGCGCCCGCCGAACTGCTTGCTGCAGGAGGGTACCTTCCCCCACTACTTGTAGGAACTGCTTGGGGTAGTCAGTACGGCTGTAAGGCCAGAACCTCTCCCCCCGGCCACCGGCCATGATCACTACTGAGGCTTTGTGCAAAGGAGATCCTCCCCTTTAGACTTTAGGCTTAATTTAAGTCTATCTATTAAGAAAATATCGGCGTAAACTTTACTACTCTGCCTGTTACTACAAAAATAAAGCCCGCCCTGATAGGCAAAAGAAAGGGCTAGCCCCTGGGTTTTGAGTACTCCCAAGGGGGCCAGGGCCAGCCAAAAGGCTGTCTGCATTGCACCCAGAGCGTCTGGCGAGGAAGGCACGAGCAGCCCAGGTTTTGACGTCTGCAACGATCAAAATCTTTTAAAACTGTGAAGTATCTTGCCCAGGTCGACGCGACCAAGATATAGCAGGTAAAACCTTCCCCTAATGTCTGGAGAGATTCCCGCTTCGACCTTTTTTAAGCATTTTTACTCCGACGAGTATTGATAAACCCTTGCACACTACGACGCAAATTCCTACATACAAGGTTTTTCCCCCTCAGTCAGAACTGAGAACAAGGTCCTTCGCCTTGACGCAAGAGTGGTAGACTCGTTCCGCTACAATATCCCAATTCCACTCCTCCATTGCTTTTTGGTAGCCTGCCGTGCCCATCTCACGTGCGAGCGCCTCATCTTCGAGCAACCTTATGCAAGCTTCGGCCAGGGCATCCGGTTCAGAAGGTGGCACGAGGTATCCAGTGTTCCCGTGAATAACCTGCTCTCCGAGACCCCCTGTCTTGGTAGCGACGACGGGGAGGCCAAAAGAATACGCTATAGGGATAACACCAGATTGGGTAGCTTCCTTATAAGGAAGCACTACTAGACTCGCTCGCTCAAAAAAGCCAGCAACCTCCTCCTCTGCAATCCACCTGTTTACTACTTCTATGTTGTTCAAACCTTCCAGGAGTTGCGCGTAGGGCTTTAATTCGCCGCTTCCCGCTATAATCAACCTTGCCTCCGGCACCTTTTCTTTTATTTTAGGAAAAGCCCGCAGGAGTACATCCAGCCCTTTATACGGAATAATACGCCCGAAAAATAAGATTGTTTTTTCCCTAGAAGAGGGCTTGACCCCCTTTTTCCACCGCAAGTAATAAGAAAACACACCATGATGGATAATATCTATCTTGTTGCGCGGTATCCCCTTACCTACTAGATTATTCTCAAATACCCTACTCAAGATTATTAGTCGCGTGGCCTGGCGAATACTCGCAATTTGCACAAGTCGTCTGAAAAGGTCCCTTTCCCCAAGGTGCAAAACCGGGTCATGGAGTGTAACAACCTTTGGGATGCGAGGGAAAAAACTGTTAATTAAAGGTGTCCACAAATGGATCATTGGGTAGTAAAGGACTTCCGGCTTCAGTTGCTTAATTTTTAAGGCTATCCTCCACCAGCGGTAGAAAAATAAAGTAGAAAGGAAGAACTCTCCCATATTCCTGTACGTTGGGACGGTAATAACCTTAATCCCTGACTCTTCCCATGCATTTAGATTTTCTACCTGCTCTGAAATGAAGGCAGTTAAATCACACTTCTTGGCAAGGACTCTTGCTACCTCGAGGCTGTATACTGCACCTCCGCCAAGCCTGCCTAGGTAGATTAGCGCAACTCTCACGGCTCGTTTACCTCATCTCTCAACCAACGTATAAAAGAGATTAAGATGGTCAGTAGCAGTTTTTTCCCAATTAAAGAAGGCGGCTCTTTCCTTCCCTTTTTTGACCAGCTTGCTTCTTAAATCAGCTTGTTCTATAAGCAAGGTCATCTTTGAGGCTATCTCCTCCACATCTAAAGGATCCGCATAGAGGGCAGCATCGGAAAGTATCTCCCTGAATACCGGTATATCTGAGACCAGCACAGGTATCCCACAAGCCATCGCTTCGAGCGGCGGGAGGCCAAATCCCTCGTACAGTGACATGTAGACAAAAAAGGAAGCTAAATTGTAATAATACGGCAAGTCCTGGGCAGAAACGTACCCAATGTATAGCACGTTTTCTGTAGAAGCGATAGCCTCCATTACCTCACGGTTTTTCCAACCCTTAAAGCCAACCAATACAAGTTTATACTCTCGTTTTATATGGGGAGGAAGAAGTGAGTACGCTTTTATCACTTTTAACAGGTTCTTCCTGGGTTCTATATTGCCGACGTAAAGAATAAAGTTTGACGGTAGTCTATTTAAATATGCCCAATCCATAAGCATATCTCTGGGATATTCTCTAAAACGGTTATGGTCAACCCCGTTGTAAATGCTTACAACCCTATCCTCAGGTAAATTAAGGGTATTGCACACCTCTTCTTTCACTGTTCTGGAACCGGTAATTACCCTGTCCGCATATCCGAGTTTTTTTATGAATACTTCTTTAAACTGAAGCACACCCTCAACAAACCACTCGGGATGGAGGTAAAAAGATAGGTCATGAACTGTTACAACTTTTTTTTTCGCAGGCAGGTCTAAAAGTATAAAATTAGGTTCAAAGTATACATCTATACCTTGGTATACGTCTAAAGGACGCCCCAATGCTTTTTTTATCGTTTTGAGCAGGTTCCAGCTCCGTCTGGCCACCTGTTCGACAAAAGGGATGGTGGAGAGACAGCTTTTTGCTACTTCTTTGAGCCGGTAAAACTGCTGTAATGGCTTTGACGTTTCGTAGGTTATAAGCCTGCGACTCACCCTGCCATTGTAAAAATAAAGATACTCATTTTCGGGAGCCAGGAGGTTAAATTGCTCTGCTAAATTTAAGATGTAATTTCCTATCCCTGTTAAAGGGTGCAATAGAGGGGTCGTGTTTAGGAGGAGCTTTAGGCTCATTGAATAATACCTCCGGCAATTTTTATACCATACCATTTAAACTTGCTTTCCCTGGCCAAAATTGTATAATCAGCGAAACGGCGCCAGGATATCTTGCTTGGAAGAAACT harbors:
- a CDS encoding glycosyltransferase family 4 protein, which translates into the protein MRVALIYLGRLGGGAVYSLEVARVLAKKCDLTAFISEQVENLNAWEESGIKVITVPTYRNMGEFFLSTLFFYRWWRIALKIKQLKPEVLYYPMIHLWTPLINSFFPRIPKVVTLHDPVLHLGERDLFRRLVQIASIRQATRLIILSRVFENNLVGKGIPRNKIDIIHHGVFSYYLRWKKGVKPSSREKTILFFGRIIPYKGLDVLLRAFPKIKEKVPEARLIIAGSGELKPYAQLLEGLNNIEVVNRWIAEEEVAGFFERASLVVLPYKEATQSGVIPIAYSFGLPVVATKTGGLGEQVIHGNTGYLVPPSEPDALAEACIRLLEDEALAREMGTAGYQKAMEEWNWDIVAERVYHSCVKAKDLVLSSD
- a CDS encoding glycosyltransferase family 4 protein — encoded protein: MSLKLLLNTTPLLHPLTGIGNYILNLAEQFNLLAPENEYLYFYNGRVSRRLITYETSKPLQQFYRLKEVAKSCLSTIPFVEQVARRSWNLLKTIKKALGRPLDVYQGIDVYFEPNFILLDLPAKKKVVTVHDLSFYLHPEWFVEGVLQFKEVFIKKLGYADRVITGSRTVKEEVCNTLNLPEDRVVSIYNGVDHNRFREYPRDMLMDWAYLNRLPSNFILYVGNIEPRKNLLKVIKAYSLLPPHIKREYKLVLVGFKGWKNREVMEAIASTENVLYIGYVSAQDLPYYYNLASFFVYMSLYEGFGLPPLEAMACGIPVLVSDIPVFREILSDAALYADPLDVEEIASKMTLLIEQADLRSKLVKKGKERAAFFNWEKTATDHLNLFYTLVER